In the Streptomyces sp. f51 genome, one interval contains:
- a CDS encoding 4-oxalomesaconate tautomerase yields the protein MTGSAGVRCMLLRGGTSKGAYFLAGDLPVDAQERDGLLLRVMGSPDPRQIDGLGGGHPLTSKVAVVSASTDPAADVDYLFLQVALDKAEVSDRQNCGNLLAGVGPFAVERGLVAPGEGVTSVRIRMVNSGDLALATFPTEGGRVVYEGDAEISGVPGTAAPVVVEFPRGSAPLLPTGQARDLVDGIPVTCVDNGMPTVLIAASSLGVTGYENPEDLEADQTLADRLRVIHLEAGRLMGLGDVENATVPKLTLLAPPRHGGAVTTRTFIPVRCHTSIGVLGAASVAAGLRVEGGVGQVPARLPGRGDRLRIEHPTGFLDIEAGVEFGPGDETPVARRTAVVRTARKIFDGTVFPRPAGAAHQP from the coding sequence GTGACCGGATCCGCGGGGGTGCGCTGCATGCTCCTGCGTGGCGGCACCTCGAAGGGCGCCTACTTCCTCGCCGGTGACCTGCCCGTCGACGCCCAAGAACGGGACGGGCTGCTGCTGAGGGTCATGGGCAGCCCCGACCCGCGCCAGATCGACGGCCTGGGCGGCGGGCATCCGCTGACCAGCAAGGTGGCCGTGGTCTCCGCCTCCACCGACCCCGCAGCCGACGTCGACTACCTGTTCCTCCAAGTCGCGCTCGACAAGGCCGAGGTGTCGGACCGTCAGAACTGCGGGAACCTCCTCGCCGGGGTCGGCCCGTTCGCCGTCGAACGCGGACTGGTCGCGCCGGGGGAGGGGGTCACGTCGGTCCGCATCCGCATGGTCAACTCGGGTGACCTCGCGCTCGCGACCTTCCCCACCGAAGGCGGGCGGGTCGTCTACGAGGGCGATGCCGAGATCTCCGGGGTGCCCGGGACCGCGGCGCCCGTGGTCGTCGAATTCCCGCGCGGAAGTGCTCCGTTGCTGCCGACGGGGCAGGCCCGGGACCTCGTCGACGGAATCCCCGTGACCTGCGTGGACAACGGGATGCCGACCGTACTGATCGCCGCGTCCTCGCTGGGCGTCACCGGATACGAGAACCCGGAGGACCTGGAAGCGGACCAGACCCTGGCGGACCGTCTCCGCGTGATCCACCTGGAGGCGGGCCGGCTGATGGGGCTCGGGGACGTCGAGAACGCCACCGTGCCCAAACTGACCCTGCTCGCCCCGCCCCGCCACGGCGGAGCCGTCACGACCCGCACCTTCATCCCGGTGCGCTGCCACACCTCCATCGGCGTCCTCGGCGCGGCGAGCGTGGCCGCCGGGCTGCGGGTGGAGGGGGGTGTCGGACAGGTGCCGGCGCGGCTGCCGGGACGGGGCGACCGGCTGCGTATCGAACACCCCACCGGATTCCTCGACATCGAAGCGGGAGTCGAGTTCGGCCCCGGGGACGAGACCCCCGTGGCCCGGCGCACCGCCGTCGTCCGCACCGCACGCAAGATCTTCGACGGCACGGTCTTCCCCCGGCCGGCCGGAGCCGCACACCAACCCTGA
- a CDS encoding 4-carboxy-4-hydroxy-2-oxoadipate aldolase/oxaloacetate decarboxylase: protein MSGVIVTGPPRADAKDVEAIAAYGTATVHEAMGRTGLLGTGLRPIQQGVRAAGTAVTVLSWPGDNLMIHAAVEQCGEGDLLVVTTTSPSTDGMFGELFATALRRRGVRGLVINAGIRDTAELRAMGFPAWSAAVSPQGTVKATGGSVNVPVSVGGQIVRPGDVILADDDGVVCVPREKAREVAEASAARERKEALARAAFLDGELGLDRYGLRETLARLGVTYTAYEDHVRDGAAP from the coding sequence ATGAGCGGCGTGATCGTCACCGGCCCGCCGAGGGCGGACGCGAAGGACGTCGAGGCGATCGCCGCGTACGGCACCGCCACGGTGCACGAGGCGATGGGCCGCACGGGCCTGCTCGGAACCGGTCTGCGCCCGATCCAGCAGGGCGTCCGCGCCGCGGGCACCGCGGTCACCGTGCTGTCCTGGCCCGGCGACAACCTCATGATCCACGCCGCCGTCGAACAGTGCGGCGAGGGCGACCTCCTGGTCGTCACCACCACCTCGCCCTCCACCGACGGCATGTTCGGGGAGCTGTTCGCCACCGCGCTGCGCCGGCGCGGCGTGCGCGGACTGGTCATCAACGCGGGCATCCGGGACACCGCCGAACTGCGCGCGATGGGCTTTCCCGCCTGGTCCGCCGCCGTCAGCCCGCAGGGCACCGTGAAGGCGACCGGCGGCTCGGTGAACGTACCGGTGTCCGTCGGCGGCCAGATCGTCCGGCCCGGCGACGTGATCCTCGCCGACGACGACGGCGTGGTGTGCGTGCCGCGCGAGAAGGCCCGCGAGGTCGCCGAGGCCTCCGCGGCCCGCGAGCGCAAGGAGGCGCTGGCCCGCGCCGCCTTCCTCGACGGCGAACTCGGCCTGGACCGCTACGGGTTGCGCGAGACGCTGGCACGCCTGGGCGTGACCTACACGGCGTACGAGGACCACGTACGGGACGGAGCCGCGCCGTGA
- a CDS encoding PIG-L deacetylase family protein: MTHGHAPAPEPPAPPGGRPPRSTLVVTAHAGDFVWRAGGAIALAASRGERVTIACLTFGERGESAKAWREGRKLDEIKAIRRAEAEKAAATLGAAVRFFDAGDYPLTATAELTDQLVTLYRETQPDVVLTHPTEDPYNGDHPAASRMALEARVLAQAIGYPGEGEIIGAPPVFYFEPHQPEMSGFRPEVLLDITDVWATKREAMECLGAQRHLWDYYTDLAVRRGVQLKRNAGPNLGLAHGTMAEAFMRPFPQIARELA; this comes from the coding sequence ATGACGCACGGCCACGCCCCCGCCCCCGAGCCCCCCGCCCCGCCCGGGGGGCGCCCGCCCAGGTCGACGCTGGTCGTCACCGCGCACGCCGGAGACTTCGTGTGGCGGGCCGGGGGAGCCATCGCCCTGGCCGCCTCCCGGGGGGAGAGGGTCACGATCGCGTGCCTGACCTTCGGTGAACGCGGCGAGTCCGCGAAGGCCTGGCGCGAGGGCAGGAAGCTGGACGAGATCAAGGCGATACGCCGTGCGGAGGCCGAGAAGGCCGCCGCCACCCTCGGCGCCGCCGTCCGCTTCTTCGACGCGGGCGACTACCCGCTGACCGCCACCGCCGAACTCACCGACCAGTTGGTGACGCTGTACCGCGAGACCCAGCCCGACGTTGTGCTCACCCACCCCACCGAGGACCCGTACAACGGCGACCACCCCGCCGCCAGCCGGATGGCCCTGGAGGCCCGCGTCCTCGCCCAGGCCATCGGCTACCCCGGCGAGGGCGAGATCATCGGCGCCCCGCCCGTCTTCTACTTCGAACCCCACCAGCCCGAGATGAGCGGCTTCAGGCCCGAGGTCCTCCTGGACATCACCGACGTGTGGGCGACCAAGCGCGAGGCGATGGAATGCCTCGGCGCCCAGCGGCACCTGTGGGACTACTACACCGACCTCGCCGTCCGCCGCGGCGTCCAGCTCAAGCGCAACGCCGGCCCCAACCTGGGCCTGGCGCACGGGACCATGGCCGAGGCGTTCATGCGCCCCTTCCCGCAGATCGCGAGGGAGCTGGCATGA
- a CDS encoding GntR family transcriptional regulator, giving the protein MQKEARPGTGEQAKQHALVQLRQAILRGEMAPAQRLVENELAEQFGVTRASARAALIELESEGLVERIRNRGSRVRVVTVEEAVAITECRMALEGLCAAKAAVLATDDQLAELAGLGDAMVKAVADGEPVTYSELNHEVHARIREFSGQRTALELLERLNAQLVRHRFQLALRPGRAQQSLSEHLAMIEAIGARDPQAAEAAVRAHLGSVIEALRD; this is encoded by the coding sequence ATGCAGAAGGAAGCCCGTCCAGGCACCGGCGAGCAGGCCAAGCAGCACGCGTTGGTGCAGCTGCGGCAGGCGATTCTGCGCGGAGAGATGGCACCGGCCCAGCGGCTGGTGGAGAACGAACTCGCCGAGCAGTTCGGGGTCACCCGGGCCAGCGCGCGGGCGGCGCTGATCGAGCTGGAATCGGAGGGACTGGTCGAGCGGATCCGCAACCGCGGATCACGCGTCCGGGTGGTGACCGTGGAGGAAGCGGTCGCCATCACCGAGTGCCGCATGGCGCTCGAAGGGCTCTGCGCCGCCAAGGCGGCCGTCCTGGCCACCGACGACCAGCTCGCCGAGCTGGCCGGCCTGGGCGACGCCATGGTCAAGGCGGTCGCCGACGGCGAACCGGTCACCTACTCCGAGCTCAACCACGAAGTCCACGCCCGGATCAGGGAGTTCTCCGGCCAGCGCACGGCCTTGGAGCTCCTGGAACGGCTCAACGCCCAACTGGTGCGCCACCGCTTCCAGTTGGCCTTGCGTCCGGGCCGTGCCCAGCAGTCCCTGAGTGAACACCTGGCCATGATCGAGGCGATCGGGGCCAGGGACCCGCAGGCGGCCGAAGCGGCCGTCCGCGCCCACCTCGGCAGCGTGATCGAAGCGCTGCGCGACTGA
- a CDS encoding cupin domain-containing protein, which yields MRASLRTGSAGFAALCLTLVAAPAHATPPGPGVSGKVLAQTTVDGTDYTLREITIPPGQATGWHYHDGPLYGYVKQGTLSHYDSTCARDGLYRRGDSLTEPPGPGNVHIGRNLGSKPLVLDVLYVLPHGSPFSEDAPNPGCAFQ from the coding sequence ATGCGCGCCTCGCTCCGCACCGGTTCGGCGGGATTCGCCGCCCTGTGTCTGACCCTCGTCGCCGCCCCAGCCCACGCGACTCCGCCGGGCCCCGGGGTCAGCGGCAAGGTCCTCGCGCAGACCACCGTCGACGGGACGGACTACACCTTGAGGGAGATCACCATCCCTCCCGGCCAGGCGACCGGCTGGCACTACCACGACGGCCCGCTCTACGGGTACGTCAAGCAGGGCACCCTCAGCCACTACGACTCCACGTGCGCGCGGGACGGCCTCTACCGCAGGGGCGACTCCCTCACCGAGCCGCCCGGTCCCGGCAACGTCCACATCGGGCGCAACCTCGGCAGCAAGCCGCTGGTCCTCGACGTCCTCTACGTACTGCCGCACGGCTCGCCCTTCTCCGAGGACGCCCCGAACCCCGGCTGCGCCTTCCAGTAG
- the fusA gene encoding elongation factor G has product MRTDLHLHPTGTVTDPLAAVRNLGILAHVDAGKTTVTERILYLTGTVHKRGEVHDGTTVTDFDPQERDRGITIFAAAVTCAWAGHRINLLDTPGHVDFSDEVERSLRVLDGAVAVFDAVAGVEPQSESVWRRADRHGVPRIAFVNKLDRAGADLDAAVDSIRDRLHPAPLVVQLPIGTEDTFTGVVDLLRMRALVWADGAESAEEIPVPQDLLEEAGRRRRLLEEAVAELHPAALEEFCERSTLSARTLAAALRDLTLTGEGVVVLCGSAYRNRGVEPLLDAMVAYLPSPLDVPAVRGTHDGTEQERAADPQAPFAALVFKVNATATGRMTYLRVYAGTVEKGQTVLDTGTGRTERVARILRVRADRHTELERAVAGDIVAVIGPKSARAGATLCAPAAPLLLEPPLVADPVVSVAVEARRSTETDRLASALARLAEEDPSLVVRTDPETGQTVLSGMGELHLEVAVEKVRRAHGLDVTVGRPRVSYRETVARGVSGLVYRHVKQDGGAGQFAHVVLDVEPLGTDPDGAGGAATGFVFRSAVVGGRVPQEYVRAVEAGCRDALAEGPLGGHPVTGLRVTLTDGATHVKDSSETAFRAAGRFGLREALRASAMVLLEPVAEVTVTVPEEAVGGVLGDLAARRGRVSGSLARVGTSVVTATVPLAELFGYATRLRSRTQGRGVFTTRPAGLAPAPVQEPRVR; this is encoded by the coding sequence GTGCGTACCGACCTTCACCTCCACCCCACCGGCACTGTCACCGACCCCCTCGCCGCCGTCCGCAACCTGGGCATCCTCGCCCACGTGGACGCCGGGAAGACCACCGTGACCGAACGGATCCTCTATCTCACCGGCACCGTCCACAAACGCGGCGAGGTCCATGACGGCACCACCGTCACCGACTTCGACCCGCAGGAGCGCGACCGCGGCATCACCATCTTCGCCGCGGCCGTCACCTGCGCCTGGGCCGGCCACCGGATCAACCTGCTCGACACCCCGGGCCACGTCGACTTCTCCGACGAGGTGGAGCGCTCGCTCCGCGTCCTCGACGGCGCCGTCGCGGTGTTCGACGCCGTGGCCGGCGTGGAGCCGCAGAGCGAGTCGGTGTGGCGGCGGGCCGACCGGCACGGCGTCCCCCGGATCGCCTTCGTGAACAAGCTGGACCGCGCGGGCGCCGACCTGGACGCCGCCGTCGACTCGATCCGCGACAGGCTGCATCCGGCGCCCCTGGTCGTCCAGTTGCCGATCGGCACCGAGGACACCTTCACCGGCGTCGTCGACCTGCTGCGGATGCGCGCGCTCGTGTGGGCCGACGGCGCCGAGTCCGCCGAGGAGATCCCGGTGCCGCAGGACCTGCTGGAGGAGGCGGGGCGACGGCGCCGGCTCCTGGAGGAGGCGGTCGCCGAACTCCATCCGGCGGCCCTGGAGGAGTTCTGCGAACGCTCCACCCTCTCGGCCCGGACCCTCGCGGCGGCGCTCCGCGACCTCACCCTCACCGGTGAGGGCGTGGTCGTGCTGTGCGGATCGGCCTACCGCAACCGCGGTGTCGAACCGCTGCTCGACGCGATGGTGGCCTACCTGCCCTCGCCGCTCGACGTGCCCGCCGTCCGCGGCACGCACGACGGCACGGAGCAGGAACGGGCCGCGGACCCCCAAGCGCCGTTCGCGGCGCTGGTGTTCAAGGTGAACGCCACCGCGACCGGACGGATGACGTATCTGCGTGTCTACGCGGGCACGGTGGAGAAGGGACAGACGGTGCTGGACACCGGCACGGGACGCACCGAGCGGGTCGCGCGCATCCTGCGCGTGCGGGCCGACCGGCACACGGAGCTGGAGCGCGCGGTGGCCGGGGACATCGTCGCCGTGATCGGGCCGAAGTCCGCCCGGGCCGGGGCGACCCTGTGCGCCCCCGCGGCGCCGCTGCTCCTCGAACCGCCCCTCGTCGCCGATCCGGTGGTGTCCGTGGCGGTCGAGGCGCGCAGGAGCACCGAGACCGACCGGCTGGCCTCGGCGCTGGCACGGCTGGCCGAGGAGGACCCCTCGCTCGTCGTCCGCACCGACCCGGAGACCGGGCAGACAGTGCTGTCTGGCATGGGAGAACTGCATCTGGAGGTGGCGGTGGAGAAGGTACGGCGCGCGCACGGCCTCGACGTCACCGTCGGGCGGCCGAGGGTGTCCTACCGGGAGACGGTGGCCCGCGGGGTGTCCGGTCTGGTGTACCGGCATGTCAAACAGGACGGCGGCGCGGGGCAGTTCGCCCATGTCGTCCTCGACGTGGAACCGCTGGGGACGGACCCGGACGGTGCCGGGGGCGCGGCGACGGGCTTCGTCTTCAGGTCGGCGGTCGTCGGCGGCCGGGTGCCGCAGGAGTACGTCCGTGCCGTGGAGGCGGGCTGCCGGGACGCGCTCGCCGAGGGTCCCCTCGGCGGTCACCCGGTGACCGGGCTGCGCGTCACCCTGACCGACGGGGCGACCCATGTGAAGGACTCCTCGGAGACGGCGTTCCGCGCGGCCGGCCGGTTCGGGCTGCGTGAGGCGCTGCGCGCCAGTGCCATGGTCCTGCTGGAACCCGTGGCCGAGGTCACCGTCACGGTTCCGGAGGAGGCCGTGGGCGGGGTGCTCGGGGACCTCGCGGCCCGGCGCGGCCGGGTCTCGGGCTCGCTCGCCCGGGTGGGCACGTCGGTGGTCACCGCCACCGTGCCGCTGGCCGAACTCTTCGGCTACGCGACCCGGTTGCGCAGCCGGACCCAGGGCCGGGGCGTCTTCACCACCCGCCCCGCGGGTCTGGCACCGGCCCCGGTGCAGGAGCCGCGGGTCCGGTGA
- a CDS encoding MBL fold metallo-hydrolase, translated as MREEAIVEAAAGVHLVHGSNTNWVVLSEGDSVTLIDTGYPGDREQLLASLKTLGHAPEAVTAVLVTHAHSDHLGSAEFLNHTYGTPVQLHEAEVPHARREFLHQVSIGQVMRQAWRPGVLPWAVHAIRSGGTADVTMTKPEAFPHAGPLDLPGRPVPVHTPGHTPGHCVYHLPEAGVLISGDALVSGHPTSRIRGPQLLPKMFDTERAGALASLERIEALDADVLLPGHGPLHRAPVGEAARRARELAG; from the coding sequence ATGCGCGAGGAAGCGATCGTCGAGGCAGCCGCCGGAGTTCATCTGGTGCACGGCAGCAACACGAACTGGGTGGTGCTGTCCGAGGGCGACTCCGTCACCCTGATCGACACGGGATATCCCGGCGACCGCGAGCAGTTGCTGGCGTCGCTGAAGACCCTCGGCCACGCGCCCGAGGCCGTGACCGCCGTGCTCGTCACCCACGCGCACAGCGACCACCTCGGCTCGGCCGAGTTCCTGAACCACACGTACGGAACGCCCGTCCAGCTGCACGAGGCCGAAGTGCCCCACGCGCGCCGCGAGTTCCTCCACCAGGTGAGCATCGGGCAGGTGATGCGGCAGGCGTGGCGCCCGGGCGTGCTGCCCTGGGCCGTGCACGCCATCCGGTCGGGCGGCACGGCGGACGTGACCATGACGAAGCCCGAGGCCTTTCCGCACGCGGGCCCGCTCGATCTGCCCGGCCGGCCCGTCCCGGTGCACACACCCGGCCACACGCCGGGCCACTGCGTGTACCACCTGCCGGAGGCCGGGGTGCTCATCTCCGGTGACGCCCTGGTGAGCGGTCACCCCACCTCCCGGATACGGGGCCCGCAGCTGCTGCCGAAGATGTTCGACACCGAGCGCGCCGGCGCCCTGGCCTCGCTCGAACGCATCGAGGCCCTCGACGCCGATGTGCTGCTGCCCGGACACGGTCCCCTGCACCGCGCGCCGGTGGGCGAGGCGGCTCGGCGCGCCAGGGAGCTGGCGGGCTGA
- the galE gene encoding UDP-glucose 4-epimerase GalE — MSAPSTILVTGGAGFIGSHACVELLDHGYELIVVDDYSNSSPQVFARVERIAGRFLGTIYELDIRDRRALSAVFDRHSVDAVVHFAAHKAVGTSTRMPIDYYDTNVGGTTALLNTMHEHDVHQLVFSSSCSVYGDAGHGPLDESTPTRPTNPYAASKLICEQILADVCRRRPEYTVLCLRYFNPAGAHPSGLLGEDPSGSPDNLLPNLAQVAVGRRERLRVFGDDYPTADGTAIRDYLHVMDTVEAHRVALDHLADGTGMHVYNLGIGKGSSVLDVVSAFSAACGSPVPYSMVPRRPGDVAELVADASAVARAWGWHPSRDLADMCRDAWRFQELNPYGYAGSARRPSDKD, encoded by the coding sequence ATGAGTGCCCCCTCGACCATTCTCGTCACGGGCGGCGCAGGATTCATCGGAAGTCACGCCTGTGTCGAACTCCTCGACCACGGTTACGAGTTGATCGTGGTCGACGACTACTCCAACAGCAGTCCACAGGTCTTCGCCCGCGTGGAACGCATCGCGGGCCGTTTCCTCGGCACCATCTACGAGCTGGACATCCGTGATCGGCGCGCACTGTCGGCGGTCTTCGACCGCCACTCCGTTGACGCCGTCGTGCACTTTGCCGCGCACAAGGCCGTCGGCACGTCGACACGCATGCCCATCGACTACTACGACACGAACGTCGGCGGAACGACCGCGCTGCTGAACACCATGCACGAGCACGACGTGCACCAGCTCGTCTTCTCCTCGTCCTGTTCCGTGTACGGCGATGCCGGCCACGGACCGCTCGACGAGTCCACCCCGACCCGGCCCACGAATCCGTACGCCGCCTCCAAGCTGATCTGCGAGCAGATCCTCGCCGACGTCTGCCGCCGTCGCCCCGAGTACACCGTGCTGTGCCTGCGGTACTTCAACCCCGCGGGCGCCCATCCCAGCGGGCTCCTGGGCGAGGACCCCAGCGGTTCCCCGGACAACCTGCTGCCGAACCTGGCCCAGGTGGCCGTCGGGCGGCGGGAGCGCCTGCGCGTCTTCGGCGACGACTACCCGACGGCGGACGGCACCGCGATCCGCGACTATCTGCACGTCATGGACACCGTCGAGGCCCATCGTGTCGCGCTCGACCACCTCGCGGACGGGACCGGTATGCACGTCTACAACCTCGGTATCGGCAAGGGGAGTTCGGTCCTCGACGTGGTGTCCGCCTTCTCCGCGGCCTGCGGTAGTCCCGTGCCCTACTCGATGGTGCCGCGCCGGCCCGGCGATGTCGCCGAGCTCGTCGCGGACGCCTCCGCCGTCGCCCGTGCCTGGGGCTGGCACCCGTCACGGGACCTCGCCGACATGTGCCGGGACGCGTGGCGGTTCCAGGAGCTCAACCCGTACGGCTACGCCGGATCCGCCCGTCGCCCGTCCGACAAGGACTGA
- a CDS encoding glycoside hydrolase family 15 protein has product MNAPIEDYALISDLETAAMVGRDGSIDWLCLPRFDSPAALAAMLGTPDNGFWRIAPVSRAERPHCASRAYRQDTLVLESRWETDTGAVRVIDFMPPRSQLPCVVRVVEGLWGSVPMRSELRLRFHQGRVVPWIQAGEVCTVAVAGPDAVWLNAEGLEAEPGADGSTVHEFTVRAGRRTTLTFVWAPSYRTEPPAPLSVPAETVLKETGDFWRRWAAQCRYQGPWREAVVRSLITLKALTYAPTGGIVAAPTTSLPGLIGGERNWDQRYCWLRDSALTLSCLLRGGYREEATAWLGWLVRAIAGEPADLQTVYGVAGQRLLPETEAPWLPGYEDSRPVRFGNSAVSQFQLDVYGEVLDALLLSLRAGIPVPGHLWRLVEGMMSHLGRHWREPDQGLWQVRGPARQFVHSKVMTWVAADRALRMGELLGRNGSSDAWRALRDEVHRQVCREGWDAGRGAFVQSYGSTDLDASALLIPRLGFLPAGDERVRGTVRAMRDLSHGGFVRRYVPNGHGVHGVDGMPGGEGAFVACSLWYADALATTGHREEATEVFERVLGIRNDLGLLSEQWDPDAGRQLGNAPQASSHIALVETAFLLAEPAAAG; this is encoded by the coding sequence ATGAACGCACCCATCGAGGACTACGCCCTCATCAGCGATCTGGAAACCGCTGCCATGGTTGGCAGGGACGGTTCCATCGACTGGCTGTGCCTGCCCCGCTTCGACTCGCCGGCCGCCCTGGCCGCGATGCTGGGGACACCGGACAACGGATTCTGGCGGATCGCGCCCGTCTCCCGGGCCGAGCGGCCGCACTGCGCGAGCCGGGCCTACCGCCAGGACACCCTCGTCCTGGAGTCCCGCTGGGAGACGGACACGGGCGCGGTCCGGGTCATCGACTTCATGCCACCGCGCAGTCAACTGCCCTGCGTCGTCCGCGTGGTGGAAGGTCTGTGGGGATCCGTACCCATGCGCAGCGAACTGCGGCTGCGCTTCCACCAGGGCAGGGTGGTGCCCTGGATCCAGGCCGGCGAGGTCTGCACGGTGGCGGTTGCCGGACCCGACGCCGTCTGGCTGAACGCGGAGGGTCTGGAGGCGGAACCCGGCGCCGACGGCTCCACCGTCCACGAGTTCACCGTGCGGGCCGGGCGCAGGACGACCCTCACGTTCGTGTGGGCGCCCTCGTACCGGACCGAACCGCCCGCACCGCTGTCCGTCCCGGCGGAGACGGTGCTCAAGGAGACCGGTGACTTCTGGCGGCGCTGGGCGGCCCAGTGCCGCTACCAGGGACCCTGGCGCGAGGCCGTGGTGCGGTCCCTGATCACGCTGAAGGCGCTCACCTACGCGCCCACCGGCGGCATCGTGGCCGCCCCGACCACCTCGCTGCCCGGCCTCATCGGCGGCGAACGCAACTGGGACCAGCGTTACTGCTGGCTGCGGGACTCCGCGCTGACCCTGTCCTGTCTGCTGCGCGGCGGTTACCGCGAGGAGGCGACGGCCTGGCTCGGCTGGCTGGTACGGGCCATCGCCGGGGAACCCGCCGATCTCCAGACCGTGTACGGCGTCGCCGGACAGCGGCTGCTCCCGGAGACGGAGGCACCCTGGCTGCCCGGATACGAGGACTCCCGCCCGGTCCGCTTCGGGAACTCCGCGGTGAGCCAGTTCCAGCTCGACGTGTACGGCGAGGTGCTCGACGCGCTCCTGCTGTCGCTGCGCGCGGGCATCCCCGTACCGGGTCATCTGTGGAGGCTCGTGGAGGGCATGATGAGCCACCTCGGCCGCCATTGGCGCGAGCCGGACCAGGGGCTGTGGCAAGTGCGGGGACCGGCACGGCAGTTCGTCCACTCCAAGGTCATGACCTGGGTGGCGGCCGACCGCGCGCTGCGCATGGGCGAGCTCCTCGGCAGGAACGGCTCCTCGGACGCGTGGCGGGCCCTGCGGGACGAGGTCCACCGGCAGGTGTGCCGGGAGGGATGGGACGCCGGCCGGGGGGCCTTCGTGCAGTCGTACGGCTCGACGGACCTGGACGCCTCCGCGCTGCTGATACCCCGTCTCGGCTTTCTGCCCGCGGGGGACGAGAGGGTGCGCGGCACCGTACGGGCGATGCGGGACCTGTCCCACGGCGGGTTCGTACGGCGGTACGTGCCGAACGGCCACGGCGTGCACGGTGTGGACGGGATGCCGGGCGGCGAGGGCGCGTTCGTGGCGTGTTCGCTCTGGTACGCCGACGCGCTCGCCACGACCGGCCACCGGGAGGAGGCGACGGAGGTCTTCGAGCGGGTGCTGGGGATCCGCAACGACCTCGGTCTGCTCTCGGAGCAGTGGGACCCCGACGCCGGCCGCCAACTGGGCAACGCGCCGCAGGCGTCCAGTCACATCGCGCTGGTGGAGACCGCGTTCCTGCTGGCGGAGCCCGCGGCGGCGGGGTAG
- a CDS encoding TetR family transcriptional regulator yields MARERARDKDGEDDAPARRASDRGHYGRLSRERVLAAALDLVDEEGLSALSMRRLGARLGVEAMALYRYADGKDALLDGLVEALYLELVERLSAGSPPEGAASPDPAAWRAELHRIARAMYEVCLAHPRAVPLLSTRMLAVPLARRPLAVLKEHERVLALLMDAGLGLERSAAVFRAFTGWALGYVSVELRAMVDNPEEVDPAFRLGLHRMPPQELPRLREIAATLAERGGPEGLDAGLDALLDRFAPESAQD; encoded by the coding sequence ATGGCCAGGGAACGGGCGCGGGACAAGGACGGCGAGGACGACGCCCCGGCGCGGCGGGCCAGCGACCGGGGCCACTACGGCCGGCTGAGCCGCGAACGCGTGCTCGCCGCCGCCCTGGACCTGGTGGACGAGGAGGGCCTCTCCGCGCTGAGCATGCGCCGGCTCGGCGCCCGGCTCGGCGTGGAGGCGATGGCCCTCTACCGGTACGCGGACGGCAAGGACGCCCTGCTGGACGGACTGGTGGAGGCCCTGTACCTGGAACTGGTGGAGCGCCTGTCCGCCGGTTCCCCGCCGGAGGGTGCCGCCTCGCCGGACCCGGCCGCGTGGCGCGCCGAACTCCACCGGATCGCACGGGCGATGTACGAGGTCTGTCTCGCTCATCCCCGGGCCGTGCCGTTGCTGTCCACCCGTATGCTCGCCGTCCCGTTGGCCAGGAGACCGCTCGCCGTGCTCAAGGAGCACGAGCGTGTCCTCGCCCTGCTCATGGACGCGGGGCTCGGCCTTGAGCGCTCCGCGGCGGTCTTCCGTGCCTTCACCGGCTGGGCGCTCGGTTATGTCTCCGTGGAGCTGCGGGCCATGGTGGACAACCCCGAGGAGGTGGACCCCGCCTTCCGTCTGGGACTGCACCGGATGCCGCCCCAGGAACTGCCCCGGCTCCGCGAGATCGCCGCGACCCTCGCCGAGCGCGGCGGCCCGGAGGGTCTGGACGCCGGTCTGGACGCCCTGCTCGACCGCTTCGCACCCGAGTCCGCGCAGGACTGA